Proteins co-encoded in one Nothobranchius furzeri strain GRZ-AD chromosome 4, NfurGRZ-RIMD1, whole genome shotgun sequence genomic window:
- the LOC129153551 gene encoding HMG domain-containing protein 3-like: MKSRQTYDKVFQSIWGASGGWSVILCPHGIVYSVKFNLRAESPRDFADLLLSWKHMPNVCVYDFARGLAAHTNLRVPDKLPFHPHEGRLAEPTEENVKAAQDGSLKVNLPWLHERMDSVNEDPHPVTGSSDHYVLDDRFHEGNTKDPKDILRRIQLVPELKGWLNSQVVEQFFANMRKNNYFLSNMSPSTRVSDEKYDSSL; this comes from the exons ATGAAGAGCAGGCAGACATATGATAAGGTGTTTCAAAGCATATGGGGTGCCTCTG GAGGATGGTCTGTAATACTATGTCCACATGGCATTGTATACAGTGTTAAATTTAATCTTCGTGCTGAAAGTCCCCGGGATTTTGCTGACCTTCTCCTGTCCTGGAAGCACATGCCAAACGTCTGTGTTTACGATTTTGCGAGGGGTTTGGCGGCACACACCAATTTGCGGGTTCCTGATAAACTGCCATTTCACCCACATGAAGGTCGACTGGCTGAGCCCACTGAGGAAAATGTCAAGGCTGCACAGGATGGAAGCCTGAAAGTGAATCTTCCATGGCTACATGAAAGGATGGATAGTGTAAATGAAGATCCTCATCCTGTCACTGGATCATCTGACCATTATGTCCTGGATGACAGATTTCATGAGGGAAATACAAAAGATCCCAAGGACATATTACGCAGAATTCAACTTGTCCCAGAGCTGAAAGGCTGGCTGAACAGTCAAGTTGTTGAACAGTTCTTTGCAAACATGAGGAAAAACAATTACTTTTTAAGTAACATGAGTCCATCCACACGTGTTTCTGATGAGAAATATGACTCATCATTATAA